In a single window of the Streptomyces sp. NBC_00285 genome:
- a CDS encoding metallophosphoesterase family protein, which produces MRIIHLSDTHVESVDAPNGNGVNATDSLRLMLTELRHVRDVDAVVVTGDIADDGAVEAYTTVRELVGEFARPHGAPVFYTTGNHDEREAFGKVLGSGHAQPQSVLETGDSERAAVSTVGGHRFVTLDSLVPGKVYGRFTEAQLDWLREVLRTPAEHGTVLAFHHPPLSLGLSVTQQVFGLLNPGELAEAIRGSDVRVVLTGHFHLQLFGMLESVPVWVTPGVVNRIDLTTPYGTERAVRGASASLVELGGPTSPLFHTLHARDPRAHETVYELDEQRTRALVEKHGPSQPSFPN; this is translated from the coding sequence ATGCGGATCATTCATCTCTCGGACACCCACGTGGAGAGCGTCGACGCCCCCAACGGGAACGGCGTCAACGCCACCGACTCACTGCGGCTGATGCTCACCGAGCTGCGGCATGTGCGGGACGTCGACGCGGTCGTCGTCACCGGGGACATCGCCGACGACGGGGCGGTGGAGGCCTATACGACGGTGCGGGAACTCGTCGGTGAGTTCGCCCGGCCGCACGGCGCTCCCGTCTTCTACACGACCGGCAACCACGACGAGCGCGAGGCCTTCGGCAAGGTGCTGGGCAGCGGGCACGCGCAGCCGCAGTCGGTTCTGGAGACCGGGGACTCGGAGCGGGCCGCGGTGAGCACGGTCGGCGGCCACCGCTTCGTCACGCTGGACTCGCTCGTGCCGGGCAAGGTGTACGGGCGGTTCACCGAGGCCCAACTGGACTGGTTGCGCGAGGTGTTGAGGACACCGGCCGAGCACGGCACGGTACTCGCCTTCCACCATCCGCCTCTCAGCCTCGGCCTGTCCGTGACCCAGCAGGTCTTCGGGCTGCTCAACCCCGGGGAGTTGGCGGAGGCGATCCGGGGGAGTGACGTACGGGTCGTCCTGACCGGTCACTTCCATCTCCAGCTCTTCGGGATGCTGGAGTCGGTGCCGGTGTGGGTGACACCGGGGGTGGTCAACCGCATCGACCTGACGACGCCGTACGGCACCGAACGCGCGGTGCGCGGCGCCTCGGCCTCGCTGGTGGAGCTGGGCGGGCCGACGAGCCCGCTGTTCCACACCCTGCACGCGCGGGACCCGCGGGCGCACGAGACCGTGTACGAGCTGGACGAGCAGCGGACCCGGGCGTTGGTGGAGAAACACGGTCCGTCGCAGCCCTCGTTTCCCAACTGA
- a CDS encoding GH12 family glycosyl hydrolase domain-containing protein, translating into MNHRRKLLVTALAAAPLLLASQMATAAPAPAPAPAVAKDNCTAFNTVSIPPYYLNNNVWGAKNATGKQCTWLNSYRSGKANWETSFDWTGDKTSVKAYGSIVLGWHWGWKQNNTKLPVRLNSGRKVTSSWAFNITQNTPTVMNVAYDVWFHTKSNPDWQDQPHDEMMVWLNHQNGAGPLGTKRERVTAAGSTWDLYVGKITNKDSSGKVTSSWNVYSFVRVANTNSATTDLTALANTLVQKRLMANTSYLTSVEAGTEVFTGKGKLSTSAYSVSVG; encoded by the coding sequence ATGAACCATCGCCGGAAACTCCTGGTGACCGCTCTCGCGGCGGCGCCTCTGCTGCTGGCCTCCCAGATGGCGACGGCCGCCCCCGCCCCGGCCCCCGCGCCTGCCGTGGCCAAGGACAACTGCACGGCGTTCAACACCGTCAGCATTCCGCCGTACTACCTCAACAACAACGTCTGGGGCGCCAAGAACGCCACCGGCAAGCAGTGCACCTGGCTCAACTCCTACCGCAGCGGCAAGGCCAACTGGGAGACGTCCTTCGACTGGACGGGCGACAAGACCAGTGTGAAGGCCTACGGGAGCATCGTGCTGGGCTGGCACTGGGGCTGGAAGCAGAACAACACCAAGCTGCCCGTCCGCCTCAACAGCGGCCGCAAGGTGACCAGTTCCTGGGCGTTCAACATCACCCAGAACACGCCCACGGTCATGAACGTCGCCTACGACGTGTGGTTCCACACCAAGTCCAACCCGGACTGGCAGGACCAGCCCCACGACGAGATGATGGTCTGGCTCAACCACCAGAACGGCGCCGGCCCCCTGGGCACGAAGCGCGAGCGGGTCACCGCCGCCGGTTCCACCTGGGACCTCTACGTCGGCAAGATCACCAACAAGGACAGCAGCGGCAAGGTCACCAGCAGCTGGAACGTCTACTCGTTCGTCCGCGTCGCCAACACCAACAGTGCGACGACCGACCTCACCGCGCTCGCCAACACCCTGGTGCAGAAGCGGCTGATGGCGAACACCTCGTACCTGACGAGCGTCGAGGCGGGCACCGAGGTCTTCACCGGCAAGGGCAAGCTGAGCACCAGCGCGTACTCGGTGAGCGTGGGCTAG
- a CDS encoding pectate lyase, with amino-acid sequence MIRIRSLRAAGIALAATAVLSTTPLTAGASAATGSSTASTTVSSRSAQARPAAVWPTAKRVEKVSTTKPVSGNKNFDFTRFVGTGALGGSGQVEGQDPILELADGATVSNVIIGSPAADGIHCRGTCTLKNVWWEDVGEDAATFKGTRANQTMTVDGGGARKAADKVFQHNGPGTFVIRNFEVSDFGKLYRSCGVCRTQYTRHVVVDNVTVKAPGLDVVGINATPYGDTARLSRITVVGDSARKIVVCQKFRGTTSGEPTKTGSGPDGRNCIYKSTDVTYR; translated from the coding sequence ATGATCCGGATCCGTTCGCTGCGCGCCGCGGGCATCGCCCTGGCCGCCACCGCCGTACTGAGCACCACACCCCTGACCGCGGGCGCGTCCGCGGCCACCGGGTCGTCGACGGCCTCGACGACCGTGTCGTCGCGGTCCGCGCAGGCGCGACCGGCCGCAGTCTGGCCCACCGCCAAGCGCGTCGAGAAGGTCTCCACGACCAAGCCGGTCAGCGGCAACAAGAACTTCGACTTCACCCGCTTCGTCGGCACCGGCGCCCTCGGCGGCAGCGGTCAGGTCGAGGGCCAGGACCCGATCCTGGAGCTGGCCGACGGCGCCACGGTCTCCAACGTGATCATCGGTTCCCCGGCCGCCGACGGTATCCACTGCCGCGGCACCTGCACGCTCAAGAACGTGTGGTGGGAGGACGTCGGCGAGGACGCGGCCACCTTCAAGGGCACCCGCGCCAACCAGACGATGACCGTCGACGGAGGCGGTGCCCGCAAGGCCGCGGACAAGGTGTTCCAGCACAACGGGCCGGGCACGTTCGTCATCCGCAACTTCGAGGTGTCCGACTTCGGCAAGCTCTACCGCTCCTGCGGCGTCTGCCGGACGCAGTACACCCGCCACGTCGTGGTGGACAACGTCACCGTCAAGGCGCCCGGCCTCGACGTCGTCGGCATCAACGCCACGCCGTACGGGGACACCGCGCGCCTGTCACGGATCACCGTCGTCGGCGACTCCGCCCGCAAGATCGTGGTCTGCCAGAAGTTCCGCGGCACGACCTCCGGCGAGCCGACGAAGACCGGGTCAGGGCCGGACGGCCGGAACTGCATCTACAAGTCCACGGACGTCACCTACAGGTAA
- a CDS encoding type II toxin-antitoxin system Phd/YefM family antitoxin, whose product MDTYPLVEARNQLGQLVGRVRHGQEQILITEYGKPAAALIPISELEELQRLRDEADIAEARAREVAPAGPPMSHDEFMAQLEAEDRREAAS is encoded by the coding sequence ATGGACACGTATCCGCTCGTCGAAGCCCGCAACCAGCTCGGCCAACTGGTCGGCCGGGTCCGGCACGGACAGGAGCAGATCCTGATCACCGAGTACGGCAAACCCGCCGCGGCGCTCATCCCGATCAGCGAACTGGAAGAGCTGCAGCGACTGCGTGATGAGGCGGACATCGCCGAGGCGCGCGCTCGTGAGGTCGCGCCGGCCGGCCCGCCGATGTCCCACGACGAGTTCATGGCACAGCTGGAGGCGGAAGATCGCCGAGAGGCCGCTTCGTGA
- a CDS encoding NADH:flavin oxidoreductase, whose product MTAPATSPAASTAASGAASRAAEILSRPVTINGLTVPNRIAMAPMTRMFSPGGVPGDDVASYYSRRAAAGVGLVVTEGTYVGHDSAGQSDSVPRFHGEEQLAGWAKVAEQVHAAGGTIVPQLWHIGMVRSQGEPPYADAPAVGPSGLRLGAEEPTGKAMTQRDLDDVIGAFAEAAAAAERIGFDGVELHGAHGYLLDQFLWAGTNRRGDAYGGDPVARTKFAAEIVAAVRETVSAEFPIIFRYSQWKQEAYRARLAETPQELEAILAPLAAAGVDAFHASTRRYWIPEFEGSDLNLAGWTKKLTGRTTITVGSVGLDGDFLRGFAGEGAPLKGIDDLLDALEREEFDMVAVGRALLQDPQWAAKVLAGHHDELKPYDASALKSLS is encoded by the coding sequence GTGACCGCCCCCGCCACATCCCCGGCCGCCTCCACCGCTGCCTCCGGAGCCGCCTCCCGTGCCGCCGAGATCCTCTCCCGGCCGGTCACGATCAACGGCCTGACCGTCCCGAACCGCATCGCCATGGCGCCCATGACCCGGATGTTCTCCCCGGGCGGCGTCCCCGGCGACGACGTGGCGTCGTACTACTCCCGCCGCGCGGCCGCCGGAGTCGGCCTGGTCGTCACCGAGGGCACGTACGTCGGCCACGACTCGGCCGGCCAGAGCGACAGCGTCCCGCGGTTCCACGGCGAGGAGCAGCTGGCCGGCTGGGCGAAGGTCGCCGAGCAGGTGCACGCGGCGGGCGGCACCATCGTTCCGCAGCTGTGGCACATCGGCATGGTCCGCAGCCAGGGCGAGCCGCCCTACGCCGACGCACCCGCCGTCGGCCCCTCCGGCCTGCGCCTCGGAGCCGAGGAGCCCACCGGCAAGGCGATGACCCAGCGCGACCTGGACGACGTCATCGGCGCGTTCGCCGAGGCCGCGGCCGCCGCCGAGCGCATCGGCTTCGACGGCGTGGAACTGCACGGCGCCCACGGCTACCTGCTCGACCAGTTCCTGTGGGCGGGCACGAACCGCCGCGGCGACGCCTACGGCGGTGACCCCGTCGCCCGTACGAAGTTTGCGGCGGAGATCGTGGCGGCCGTACGGGAGACGGTGTCGGCGGAGTTCCCGATCATCTTCCGGTACTCGCAGTGGAAGCAGGAGGCCTACCGGGCGCGGCTCGCCGAGACGCCTCAGGAGCTGGAGGCGATCCTCGCGCCGCTCGCCGCGGCCGGTGTCGACGCGTTCCACGCCTCCACGCGCCGTTACTGGATCCCGGAGTTCGAGGGTTCCGACCTCAACCTCGCGGGCTGGACGAAGAAGCTGACGGGCCGGACCACCATCACCGTGGGCTCGGTCGGGCTCGACGGGGACTTCCTCCGTGGCTTCGCCGGCGAGGGCGCCCCGCTCAAGGGCATCGACGACCTCCTCGACGCCCTGGAGCGGGAGGAGTTCGACATGGTGGCCGTCGGACGGGCGCTGCTCCAGGACCCGCAGTGGGCGGCGAAGGTCCTCGCGGGGCACCACGACGAGCTGAAGCCGTACGACGCGTCCGCGCTGAAGTCCCTGAGCTGA
- a CDS encoding class I SAM-dependent methyltransferase, translating into MRLLTPRVLAALQAFNDAHPWSHNAHFHPWLLRQLPSRFGRALDVGCGSGDLVRLLATRATHVHGIDSDERIIGEARELTDPGLPVTYSVADALSYDEGPYDVITCVAVLHHLPLAGALARFRRQLAPGGTLVIVGVAQEDTRVQQLLGLASVPLNAVTGWLKHRGRKASLPVAMTAVTRQPDVPYTEVVREAGRVLPGVRLRRRLFWRYTLVWSAEGSLTVRR; encoded by the coding sequence ATGCGCCTTCTCACGCCCCGCGTCCTCGCCGCTCTCCAGGCCTTCAACGACGCCCACCCCTGGTCCCACAACGCCCACTTCCACCCGTGGCTGCTGCGGCAGTTGCCCTCGCGCTTCGGCCGGGCCCTCGACGTCGGCTGCGGTTCGGGAGATCTCGTCCGGCTGCTGGCGACCCGCGCGACACACGTGCACGGCATCGACAGCGACGAGCGGATCATCGGCGAGGCACGGGAGTTGACGGACCCCGGCCTCCCCGTCACCTACTCCGTTGCGGACGCGCTGTCGTACGACGAAGGCCCCTACGACGTCATCACCTGCGTCGCCGTGCTCCACCACCTCCCCCTGGCCGGGGCCCTCGCCCGCTTCCGTCGTCAACTGGCCCCCGGCGGAACCCTGGTGATCGTGGGTGTGGCCCAGGAGGACACCCGTGTCCAGCAGTTGCTCGGCCTGGCCTCCGTCCCGCTCAACGCGGTCACCGGGTGGCTCAAGCACCGGGGTCGGAAGGCGTCGCTTCCCGTCGCGATGACCGCCGTGACCCGGCAGCCCGACGTGCCGTACACGGAGGTGGTCCGGGAGGCCGGCCGGGTGCTGCCCGGGGTCCGGCTGCGGCGCCGTCTCTTCTGGCGCTACACCCTGGTCTGGTCGGCCGAAGGGTCCTTGACGGTCCGGCGGTGA
- the murQ gene encoding N-acetylmuramic acid 6-phosphate etherase yields MTFPSGPRDLQAQLESLTTEAFRPELADVDRLPTLDIARLMNGEDATVPVAVARRLPEIAAAIDAVADRMARGGRLIYAGAGTAGRLGVLDASECPPTFNTDPAQVVGVIAGGPEAMVTSVEGAEDSAELARADLDALAVSAVDSVVGVSASGRTPYAVGAVEHARARGALTVGLSCNADSALAAAADHGIEVVVGPELLTGSTRLKAGTAQKLVLNMLSTITMIRLGKTYGNLMVDVRASNEKLRARSRRIVALATGADDEEVERALAATGGEVKNAILTILADVDGQMAARLLQETGGHLRAALAATTQ; encoded by the coding sequence ATGACCTTCCCCTCCGGCCCCCGTGATCTGCAAGCCCAGTTGGAGAGCCTGACCACCGAGGCCTTCCGGCCCGAGCTCGCCGATGTCGACCGGTTGCCGACCCTCGACATCGCCCGGCTGATGAACGGCGAGGACGCCACCGTCCCCGTGGCCGTCGCGCGGCGGCTGCCCGAGATCGCCGCCGCCATCGACGCCGTCGCCGACCGCATGGCCCGCGGCGGGCGGCTGATCTACGCCGGTGCCGGTACCGCCGGTCGGCTCGGGGTGCTGGACGCCTCCGAGTGCCCGCCGACCTTCAACACCGACCCCGCGCAGGTCGTGGGAGTGATCGCGGGCGGCCCCGAGGCCATGGTCACCTCGGTCGAAGGGGCCGAGGACTCCGCGGAACTGGCGCGGGCCGACCTGGACGCGCTCGCGGTGAGCGCCGTGGACAGCGTGGTCGGGGTGTCCGCGTCGGGTCGTACCCCCTATGCCGTGGGGGCGGTCGAACATGCCCGCGCACGGGGGGCGTTGACCGTCGGCCTGTCCTGCAACGCCGACAGCGCGCTGGCCGCGGCCGCCGATCACGGCATCGAGGTGGTCGTGGGCCCCGAACTGCTCACCGGCTCGACCCGGCTCAAGGCCGGTACCGCCCAGAAGCTCGTCCTCAACATGCTGTCGACGATCACGATGATCCGCCTCGGCAAGACCTACGGGAACCTGATGGTCGACGTACGCGCCTCGAACGAGAAACTGCGCGCCCGGTCCCGCCGCATCGTCGCTCTCGCCACCGGTGCCGACGACGAGGAGGTCGAGCGCGCTCTGGCCGCCACCGGCGGCGAGGTGAAGAACGCGATCCTGACCATTCTGGCCGACGTCGACGGCCAGATGGCCGCCCGCCTCCTTCAGGAGACGGGCGGCCATCTGCGGGCCGCGCTGGCGGCCACCACTCAGTGA
- a CDS encoding DinB family protein, translated as MTTATKTTLPTGERADLLEALAKQRHFLRFTTRDLTDEQAGQRTTVSELCLGGLIKHVTSVERNWVRFIQDGPSSMGDFTAMTEDDWARRADEFRMLPGETLAGVLAAYAETADRTDELVAALPDLDAAHPLPKAPWFEGGAKWSARRVLLHIVAETAQHAGHADIVREALDGAKSMG; from the coding sequence ATGACCACTGCCACGAAGACCACCCTGCCCACAGGCGAGCGCGCCGACCTGCTGGAGGCGCTGGCCAAGCAGCGGCACTTCTTGCGCTTCACCACCCGTGACCTCACCGACGAGCAGGCCGGGCAGCGGACCACCGTCAGCGAACTGTGTCTCGGCGGCCTGATCAAGCACGTCACGTCGGTGGAACGAAACTGGGTGCGCTTCATTCAGGACGGGCCGTCGTCGATGGGCGACTTCACCGCCATGACCGAGGACGACTGGGCCCGGCGGGCGGACGAGTTCCGGATGCTGCCCGGCGAGACCCTGGCCGGCGTGCTGGCCGCCTACGCGGAGACGGCCGACCGGACGGACGAACTGGTCGCCGCTCTGCCCGACCTGGACGCCGCCCACCCGCTGCCCAAGGCCCCGTGGTTCGAGGGCGGAGCGAAGTGGTCGGCCCGCAGGGTGCTGCTGCACATCGTCGCCGAGACCGCCCAGCACGCCGGCCACGCCGACATCGTCCGGGAGGCCCTGGACGGCGCCAAGAGCATGGGCTGA
- a CDS encoding carboxylesterase/lipase family protein gives MTSAGDLDVRTAAGAVRGRAEDGLVVFRGIPFAEPPVGQARFQAPRPVKSWEGTRQAYEFGPPPPQEAGFQGRAGELAAPTGDDWLTVNVWTPEADPAARRPVMVWIYGGAYKLGHSGSPGYDAQHLARAGDVVVVTLNYRVGIEGFTLLEGAPANRGLLDQVAALQWVRDNITAFGGDPGQVTVFGESAGAGSVASLLAMPSARGLFGRAVAQSVPGTYFSAELARDIAVEIGKEAGLAPTAAALSAVDPHQLPAVGERLSLRMREYDDRWGRVVPTVTPFSPVVDGEVLPCTPWEALASGAARDVELLVGHNRDEYRLFLVLADRNGKITEEQAASALRMFAPGPDGERSYREAYPDATPSELHERVQTDWLFSLPSLRLAEAQTAGGGRAHLYELVWPAPGFGGALGACHGLDIPLLFGTYDADLGKLLFAGSGVPPEAKTLTAHFQSAWTAFARTGDPGWPAYDGEDRLTRVLDVEPQVRPYPEEVSRRLWEGYDFAALPLLK, from the coding sequence ATGACGTCAGCCGGGGACCTCGACGTACGCACCGCGGCCGGTGCCGTGCGCGGGCGTGCCGAGGACGGGCTCGTGGTCTTCCGGGGCATCCCGTTCGCCGAACCGCCGGTGGGGCAGGCGCGGTTCCAGGCGCCACGGCCCGTCAAGAGCTGGGAGGGGACCCGGCAGGCGTACGAGTTCGGGCCGCCGCCCCCGCAGGAGGCGGGCTTCCAGGGGCGCGCCGGAGAGCTCGCGGCGCCCACCGGCGACGACTGGCTGACGGTCAACGTCTGGACGCCCGAGGCGGACCCGGCGGCCCGCCGCCCGGTGATGGTGTGGATCTACGGCGGCGCCTACAAGCTCGGTCACTCGGGCAGCCCCGGCTACGACGCCCAGCACCTCGCACGCGCCGGTGACGTGGTCGTCGTCACCCTCAACTACCGCGTGGGCATTGAGGGGTTCACCCTGCTGGAGGGGGCGCCCGCGAACCGGGGGCTGCTGGACCAGGTCGCCGCGCTTCAGTGGGTGCGGGACAACATCACGGCGTTCGGCGGGGACCCCGGGCAGGTCACGGTGTTCGGGGAGTCGGCGGGCGCGGGGTCCGTCGCCTCGCTGCTGGCGATGCCGAGCGCGCGGGGACTGTTCGGGCGGGCCGTCGCGCAGAGCGTGCCCGGCACGTACTTCTCCGCCGAACTCGCCCGGGACATCGCGGTGGAGATCGGCAAGGAGGCGGGCCTGGCACCGACGGCCGCCGCGCTGTCCGCCGTGGACCCGCATCAACTCCCCGCGGTGGGCGAGCGGTTGAGCCTGCGGATGCGTGAGTACGACGACCGGTGGGGCCGGGTGGTGCCCACCGTCACGCCCTTCTCGCCGGTCGTCGACGGCGAGGTGCTGCCGTGCACGCCCTGGGAGGCCCTGGCGTCGGGCGCCGCCCGGGACGTGGAGCTGCTCGTCGGGCACAACCGGGACGAGTACCGGCTCTTCCTCGTTCTCGCCGACCGGAACGGCAAGATCACCGAGGAGCAGGCGGCGTCGGCGTTGCGGATGTTCGCGCCGGGCCCGGACGGTGAACGCTCCTACCGCGAGGCCTATCCGGACGCCACACCCAGCGAACTCCACGAACGTGTACAGACGGACTGGCTGTTCAGCCTGCCGTCCCTGCGGCTGGCCGAGGCGCAGACCGCGGGTGGCGGCCGGGCCCACCTCTACGAACTCGTCTGGCCCGCACCGGGGTTCGGCGGCGCGCTCGGCGCGTGCCACGGCCTGGACATCCCGCTGCTGTTCGGCACGTACGACGCCGACCTCGGCAAGCTCCTGTTCGCGGGAAGCGGGGTCCCGCCGGAGGCGAAGACACTGACCGCGCACTTCCAGTCGGCGTGGACGGCGTTCGCGCGGACCGGGGACCCGGGGTGGCCCGCGTACGACGGCGAGGACCGGCTGACCCGGGTCCTGGACGTGGAGCCGCAGGTGCGGCCGTACCCGGAGGAGGTTTCGCGCCGGCTGTGGGAGGGGTACGACTTCGCGGCACTGCCGCTGCTGAAGTAG
- a CDS encoding MurR/RpiR family transcriptional regulator yields MTREVKEIFGNALAAKVRTLGPSMTRSMQRVAEAVAKDPAGCAVLTVTGLAELTGTSEATVVRTARLLGYPGYRDLRLALAGLAAQQQSGRAPAITTDIAVDDPLADVVAKLAYDEQQTLADTAAGLDVAQLGAAVAATASARRIDVYGVGASGLVAQDLTQKLLRIGLIAQAHSDPHLAVTNAVQLRTGDVAIAITHSGSTGDVIEPLRVAFEHGATTVAITGRPGGAVAQYADHVLTTSTARESELRPAAMSSRTSQLLVVDCLFVGVAQRTYETAAPALAASYEALAHRHRRQAPGSR; encoded by the coding sequence GTGACCCGGGAAGTGAAGGAAATTTTCGGAAACGCGCTCGCCGCGAAGGTGCGCACGCTGGGTCCGTCCATGACCCGCTCCATGCAGCGGGTCGCGGAGGCCGTGGCGAAGGACCCCGCGGGGTGCGCCGTGCTCACCGTCACCGGCCTGGCGGAACTGACCGGGACGAGCGAGGCGACCGTCGTACGGACGGCCCGGCTGCTGGGCTATCCCGGGTACCGCGACCTCCGGCTCGCCCTCGCCGGGCTCGCCGCGCAGCAGCAGTCCGGGCGGGCGCCCGCGATCACCACCGACATCGCGGTGGACGATCCCCTCGCCGACGTCGTGGCGAAACTCGCGTACGACGAGCAGCAGACCCTCGCGGACACGGCGGCCGGACTGGACGTCGCGCAGCTGGGCGCGGCGGTCGCCGCGACGGCCTCGGCCCGGCGTATCGACGTGTACGGGGTCGGCGCCTCCGGTCTCGTCGCGCAGGACCTCACGCAGAAGCTGCTGCGGATAGGGCTGATAGCGCAGGCGCACAGCGATCCGCACCTGGCCGTGACGAACGCCGTGCAGCTGCGCACGGGGGACGTGGCGATCGCCATCACGCACTCCGGGTCCACGGGGGACGTCATCGAGCCCCTGCGGGTCGCCTTCGAGCACGGGGCCACGACGGTGGCGATCACCGGCCGGCCGGGCGGTGCGGTGGCCCAGTACGCCGATCATGTGCTGACCACGTCCACGGCCCGGGAGAGTGAACTGAGGCCGGCGGCGATGTCGTCCCGGACCAGTCAGCTGCTGGTGGTGGACTGTCTGTTCGTGGGCGTGGCGCAGCGGACGTACGAGACGGCGGCGCCGGCGCTGGCCGCGTCCTATGAAGCACTGGCGCACCGGCACCGCCGTCAGGCGCCGGGTTCCCGGTAG
- a CDS encoding helix-turn-helix domain-containing protein — protein MAGPKDLDPSSSPRALLGAELRHAREKAGLSQEELGQRLFVSGSFVGQLEAGTRRMQPDVARQLDEVLGTEDFFQRNCGAAAKSKYPEHFAEAAEAEAGATEIREYVQLLIPGLLQTPAYARAVCRAYQPTANEEGIEELVAARVERARVLDDPTAPLLWAVIDEAALRRAVGGREVMAEALRHLAGLARRGRAIVQVLPFEAGAHAAMEGSLKLMDFEDAPPLVYFEGVGTGRLEDDPAIIKHQRFTYQLLTAYALSPQNSLALIEAMAQDYAHEEHP, from the coding sequence ATGGCAGGACCGAAGGATCTGGACCCGTCATCGTCACCGAGGGCGCTGCTGGGCGCGGAGTTGCGTCACGCGCGGGAGAAGGCGGGCCTGAGCCAGGAGGAGTTGGGGCAACGGCTGTTCGTGAGCGGGTCGTTCGTGGGGCAGCTGGAGGCGGGGACGCGGAGGATGCAACCGGATGTCGCGCGACAGCTGGACGAGGTGCTCGGGACGGAGGACTTCTTCCAGCGGAACTGTGGGGCGGCGGCGAAGTCGAAGTATCCCGAGCACTTCGCGGAAGCGGCGGAGGCAGAGGCCGGGGCAACGGAGATCAGGGAATATGTGCAGCTCCTGATCCCCGGGCTGCTCCAGACGCCCGCGTACGCACGGGCCGTGTGCCGCGCGTATCAGCCGACAGCCAACGAAGAGGGGATCGAAGAGTTGGTGGCAGCCCGGGTGGAGCGCGCCCGGGTCCTCGACGATCCAACAGCGCCTCTGTTGTGGGCGGTAATTGACGAGGCGGCGCTGCGTCGGGCGGTGGGCGGGCGCGAGGTGATGGCGGAGGCGCTGCGCCACCTCGCCGGGCTGGCCCGGCGCGGTCGGGCCATCGTGCAGGTGCTCCCTTTCGAGGCGGGAGCACACGCCGCGATGGAAGGCTCCCTCAAGTTGATGGATTTCGAGGACGCACCTCCACTGGTCTACTTCGAGGGCGTCGGCACTGGTCGGCTGGAGGACGATCCGGCCATCATCAAACACCAGCGCTTCACCTATCAGCTCCTCACTGCCTACGCCCTCTCCCCGCAGAACTCCCTGGCTCTCATCGAAGCGATGGCGCAGGATTACGCCCATGAGGAACACCCCTGA
- a CDS encoding DUF397 domain-containing protein yields MRNTPEAWRKSSYSGGSGGNCLEVAVGHPTAVPVRDSKNPRGPKLMLRPEAWSAFVQAVAAQEVRT; encoded by the coding sequence ATGAGGAACACCCCTGAGGCCTGGCGCAAGTCCAGCTACAGCGGCGGCAGCGGCGGCAACTGCCTCGAAGTGGCCGTAGGCCACCCCACCGCCGTTCCCGTCCGTGACTCCAAGAACCCCCGAGGCCCGAAGCTCATGCTCCGGCCGGAGGCATGGTCGGCGTTCGTACAAGCCGTCGCGGCCCAAGAGGTCAGGACCTGA